A portion of the Acidisarcina polymorpha genome contains these proteins:
- a CDS encoding class I SAM-dependent methyltransferase: protein MSFASGFGVCYKPDSRGLRLSALYPNEPPPESSAGTFRDPAGRLYEHDGRILREVYAHCAPLVLAQLQSPLVQRWIEQRRMVATRVLSFEPGRSAFLEHDRIFFPSYPWEWTPGQWMESASLTLELCQEAIAGGLILKDATPLNILFSGPVPMLVDVLSLEERDPQNPLWIAYGQFVRTFLLPLCAYVYLGWPLSATLQRRDGYEPYDLAPFLPRLGRWRNPLRSLVTLPCLLERNANAGRPQKQVSGELSTFALHRLLRSTRKLLLALTPVPRSSRWSAYTETASHYSFSDDGAKQAFVRRSLDRIQPARVLDVGANTGEYSRIAAASGADVVAWDTDVQAADLNWQTARRDSLRILPIVADFARPTPAVGWQNRECPSLLDRAKGRFDCVLMLGILHHLLLADQIPLHAILEQLSGLTKRWAILEWIPKEDSQFDGLCRGRQELYAHLDEGFFIKTLSSRFSLRDRCHLPNGRTLWLLEATA from the coding sequence TTGTCATTCGCAAGCGGCTTCGGCGTCTGTTACAAACCAGATTCTCGCGGGCTAAGGTTGAGCGCGTTGTACCCAAATGAGCCCCCTCCGGAAAGCTCCGCAGGAACCTTCCGCGATCCTGCAGGTCGACTTTATGAGCATGATGGACGCATTTTGCGCGAGGTCTACGCCCACTGTGCGCCATTGGTGCTGGCGCAGCTCCAATCGCCGCTTGTACAACGCTGGATTGAACAACGCCGCATGGTTGCGACGCGGGTGCTGTCCTTTGAACCCGGCAGATCGGCTTTCCTTGAGCATGACCGTATCTTCTTTCCTTCCTATCCCTGGGAGTGGACTCCTGGCCAATGGATGGAGTCGGCTTCGCTCACACTCGAACTCTGCCAAGAAGCGATCGCCGGCGGTTTGATTCTTAAAGATGCGACGCCACTGAACATTCTTTTCTCCGGTCCGGTCCCAATGCTGGTGGATGTGCTGTCACTTGAAGAGCGCGATCCACAGAACCCGCTTTGGATTGCCTACGGACAGTTCGTAAGGACCTTCCTGCTGCCGCTTTGCGCATACGTTTATCTCGGGTGGCCTTTGTCCGCCACACTGCAGCGTCGCGATGGATACGAGCCGTACGACTTAGCTCCCTTTCTCCCTCGACTCGGTCGTTGGCGTAATCCCCTCCGCTCCCTGGTCACCCTCCCATGCCTGCTGGAGAGAAATGCCAACGCTGGGCGCCCCCAGAAGCAAGTCTCTGGGGAGCTATCAACGTTCGCCCTTCACCGCCTGCTGCGCTCCACGCGCAAGTTACTGCTAGCTTTGACTCCTGTGCCGCGCTCCTCGCGATGGAGTGCTTACACTGAGACAGCTTCGCACTACAGTTTCTCCGATGATGGCGCGAAGCAGGCATTTGTCCGTAGGTCGCTCGACCGCATCCAGCCCGCCCGCGTTCTCGATGTGGGCGCCAATACCGGTGAATATTCGCGCATCGCGGCCGCGAGTGGCGCCGATGTAGTGGCTTGGGACACTGACGTACAAGCTGCCGATTTGAATTGGCAAACTGCGCGTCGCGACAGCTTGCGCATTCTTCCCATCGTTGCCGACTTTGCTCGACCTACCCCAGCGGTTGGTTGGCAAAATCGCGAGTGTCCCAGCCTGCTCGACAGGGCCAAAGGTCGATTCGACTGTGTCCTAATGTTGGGCATACTGCATCATCTTCTACTTGCCGACCAGATTCCGCTTCATGCCATCCTTGAACAGCTCTCAGGTCTTACCAAGCGCTGGGCGATTCTCGAATGGATACCGAAAGAGGACTCGCAATTTGATGGGTTATGCCGTGGGCGCCAGGAACTCTATGCCCACTTGGATGAAGGGTTCTTCATTAAGACACTGTCCAGCAGATTCTCGTTGCGCGATCGTTGTCACCTCCCGAATGGCCGCACGCTGTGGCTGCTGGAGGCGACCGCTTGA
- a CDS encoding RAD55 family ATPase: protein MQAFSRTFGLTARKRNPPGDRRLSFGVPELDAMLDGGVREGDSVLVAGSSGTGKSVLATQFISEGIRQGEPGIVAVFEERPQAYVERAASLGLDLETPQKDGKLTILYLRPLDLSVDETMHSILDAVRKIGAKRLVIDSLAGFEMALSPGFRADFRESLYRMIFALTGIGVTILSTVEVDESFTEFPFSTYSISFLTDDIIRLRYVSIDGQLRKIMVVIKMRGGNHAKDIREYEITSRGVVILGKRLTEYQGLISGIPIRSNRPNSTEETPPTPNPAA, encoded by the coding sequence GTGCAGGCCTTCTCACGCACCTTTGGGTTGACCGCGCGCAAGAGGAATCCGCCCGGCGATCGGCGCCTCTCCTTCGGGGTTCCGGAACTGGACGCGATGCTGGATGGTGGCGTGCGCGAAGGCGACAGCGTCCTCGTAGCAGGTTCTTCGGGTACCGGGAAATCTGTCCTCGCAACCCAATTCATTTCGGAGGGCATACGGCAGGGAGAACCGGGAATTGTGGCGGTCTTCGAAGAGCGCCCCCAAGCATATGTGGAGCGGGCCGCCAGTCTGGGATTGGATCTGGAGACGCCGCAGAAAGACGGGAAACTGACAATCCTCTATTTGCGCCCCCTGGATCTCTCTGTAGATGAAACCATGCACTCGATTCTCGATGCGGTGCGGAAGATCGGCGCCAAGCGTCTGGTAATCGATTCCCTTGCCGGCTTTGAAATGGCTCTGTCGCCCGGCTTCCGCGCCGACTTTCGCGAATCGCTTTACCGTATGATCTTCGCTTTGACTGGGATCGGGGTAACGATTCTAAGCACAGTTGAAGTGGATGAGTCTTTCACGGAATTCCCCTTCAGCACCTATTCAATTTCTTTCCTCACTGATGACATCATTCGACTGCGGTACGTATCCATCGATGGTCAACTGCGCAAGATCATGGTGGTAATCAAGATGCGGGGTGGAAATCACGCCAAGGATATTCGCGAGTACGAGATCACGTCCAGGGGCGTGGTGATTCTCGGCAAACGCCTCACAGAATATCAGGGCCTTATTAGCGGAATTCCCATTCGATCAAACCGCCCCAACTCGACGGAGGAGACACCCCCCACCCCGAACCCGGCGGCCTGA